In Vicia villosa cultivar HV-30 ecotype Madison, WI unplaced genomic scaffold, Vvil1.0 ctg.001966F_1_1, whole genome shotgun sequence, a genomic segment contains:
- the LOC131637300 gene encoding uncharacterized protein LOC131637300 isoform X3 — protein MMQAELFILRLSRNSGVLGLAGTPFTSQIFPVHTHSYGEVPANQNILLVRPLLDFSKEDMYKICQGGTEEWVEDPTNQSMLFTRNRIRMALNHMSSLAFKHELQRVISACRKTRAYVDQVCHSLIHHAVVINGHGYAAIDLQILCPSKIEDICLMKFLSLVLQFISQRQRQIRGSALKLLMDYIRTFPCKNSITAAGCYLCPDPGSRGSRVLVCCSFDFTLPLKMEFFETRAFRQQEFCVINELGKIIEDGKSYANHLVLDSSDIHFLDENHESVLDEAKRLNIISESTYSSIRVLQKQETDRFRSKVGAVSESASKREDEVVTTFGKSLQPGKSCYFMDRFILTWKLNDKMDTNMVSGLVDYDQALEVRHMIESDWLYLAELSKYSLSENFTEYEVMSANGNATTKEKTAPPYLHYASLSAKKALVLLKSIPVAARKSLPVLINQDGKLISIPSVNFRQCPCLMVHVEFKPKIPLGGGHRSFI, from the exons ATGATGCAGGCCGAGTTATTTATTTTAAGGCTTTCTCGAAATAGTGGTGTGCTTGGACTTGCAGGCACACCTTTCACCTCCCAAATTTTCCCTGTGCATACACATTCATACGGTGAAGTTCCGGCAAATCAAAACATCCTTCTTGTGCGGCCGCTTTTGGATTTTTCAAAGGAAGATATGTACAAG ATATGTCAAGGTGGTACTGAAGAGTGGGTAGAAGACCCAACAAATCAAAGCATGTTGTTCACCCGCAATAGAATACGAATGGCACTGAATCATATGTCATCTT TAGCATTCAAGCATGAACTCCAAAGAGTGATTTCTGCATGTCGAAAAACACGTGCATATGTCGATCAAGTTTGCCATAGCTTGATACATCATGCTGTGGTTATCAATGGT CATGGATACGCCGCTATTGATTTACAGATTCTCTGTCCTTCAAAAATTGAGGATATATGCTTGATGAAGTTTCtttccttggtcttgcag TTTATATCACAAAGACAGAGGCAAATAAGAGGTAGTGCTTTGAAATTGCTTATGGATTACATACGTACTTTTCCATGCAAG AACTCGATCACTGCCGCTGGTTGTTACCTTTGTCCGGATCCTGGTTCTAGAGGGTCCAGAGTCCTGGTTTGCTGTtcttttgactttactttgccctTAAAGATGGAATTTTTCGAGACGCGCGCTTTCAGACAACAAGAGTTTTGTGTTATCAATGAGTTGGGGAAGATTATAGAGGATGGAAAATCATATGCAAATCACTTGGTTCTAGATTCATCAGATATCCACTTTTTGGATGAGAATCATGAATCAGTTCTGGATGAAGCTAAAAGGCTAAACATAATCAGTGAATCAACCTACAGTAGCATTCGAGTACTGCAGAAACAGGAAACCGATCGCTTCAGGTCTAAAGTTGGAGCCGTTTCTGAATCCGCATCAAAGCGCGAAGATGAAGTTGTGACCACTTTTGGCAAATCACTTCAACCGGGGAAGTCCTGTTACTTCATGGATCGATTCATTCTAACATGGAAGTTGAATGATAAAATGGATACCAACATGGTTTCTGGTTTAGTTGATTATGATCAAGCTCTTGAAGTGCGGCACATGATTGAATCCGATTGGCTGTATCTTGCCGAGTTATCCAAGTATTCTCTATCGGAAAACTTTACAGAATATGAGGTTATGTCAGCTAATGGAAACGCAACGACGAAGGAGAAAACAGCTCCTCCATATTTGCACTATGCCAGTTTATCAGCAAAAAAGGCTCTAGTTTTGTTAAAATCTATCCCAGTTGCTGCAAGGAAAAGCTTGCCTGTTCTGATTAATCAAGACGGAAAATTAATAAGCATTCCA AGTGTCAATTTCAGGCAATGCCCTTGTTTGATGGTGCATGTGGAATTTAAGCCAAAAATTCCACTTGGGGGAGGTCACAGGTcattcatataa
- the LOC131637300 gene encoding uncharacterized protein LOC131637300 isoform X2 — MARGLILSSSPTLLTANSLFTSFSKTPPKSFKLSPFSYLLHHRHYPKSPSISSSCVCSSSSQQCSIDISNYRQAFSNRMDMAGIKPHHRIALGVSGGPDSIALCVLTAGWKTAGVNSAGTDNSGFIDGLLAIIVDHGLRAESKDEANVVRKRVSEMGIRCEIVNCDWPSGKPKQGQLQEAAREMRYQVFHDVCAKQQIGVLLIAHHADDQAELFILRLSRNSGVLGLAGTPFTSQIFPVHTHSYGEVPANQNILLVRPLLDFSKEDMYKICQGGTEEWVEDPTNQSMLFTRNRIRMALNHMSSSFKHELQRVISACRKTRAYVDQVCHSLIHHAVVINGHGYAAIDLQILCPSKIEDICLMKFLSLVLQFISQRQRQIRGSALKLLMDYIRTFPCKNSITAAGCYLCPDPGSRGSRVLVCCSFDFTLPLKMEFFETRAFRQQEFCVINELGKIIEDGKSYANHLVLDSSDIHFLDENHESVLDEAKRLNIISESTYSSIRVLQKQETDRFRSKVGAVSESASKREDEVVTTFGKSLQPGKSCYFMDRFILTWKLNDKMDTNMVSGLVDYDQALEVRHMIESDWLYLAELSKYSLSENFTEYEVMSANGNATTKEKTAPPYLHYASLSAKKALVLLKSIPVAARKSLPVLINQDGKLISIPSVNFRQCPCLMVHVEFKPKIPLGGGHRSFI; from the exons ATGGCGCGAGGCTTGATCCTGTCATCATCACCAACACTACTCACTGCAAATTCTCTATTTACTTCTTTCTCCAAAACTCCACCAAAAAGTTTCAAACTTTCACCCTTTTCTTACCTTCTCCACCATCGCCACTATCCCAAATCTCCCTCAATTTCATCATCATGTGTTTGTTCTTCCTCTTCCCAACAATGCTCAATCGACATCTCCAATTACAGACAAGCATTTTCCAACCGAATGGACATGGCTGGAATCAAACCCCATCACAGAATTG CTTTGGGTGTCTCTGGTGGCCCTGACAGTATAGCACTGTGTGTGTTAACTGCTGGATGGAAAACTGCTGGTGTTAATTCTGCTGGAACTGACAATAGTGGTTTCATTGACGGTCTGTTGGCGATAATTGTTGATCATGGACTACGTGCGGAGAGCAAAGACGAGGCTAACGTTGTTCGTAAACGTGTTTCTGAAATGG GAATCAGATGTGAGATTGTCAACTGTGATTGGCCAAGCGGCAAGCCAAAACAGGGTCAATTGCAAGAAGCTGCTCGGGAAATGAG GTACCAAGTCTTTCATGATGTTTGTGCCAAACAACAGATTGGAGTGTTGCTTATTGCACATCATGCTGATGACCAG GCCGAGTTATTTATTTTAAGGCTTTCTCGAAATAGTGGTGTGCTTGGACTTGCAGGCACACCTTTCACCTCCCAAATTTTCCCTGTGCATACACATTCATACGGTGAAGTTCCGGCAAATCAAAACATCCTTCTTGTGCGGCCGCTTTTGGATTTTTCAAAGGAAGATATGTACAAG ATATGTCAAGGTGGTACTGAAGAGTGGGTAGAAGACCCAACAAATCAAAGCATGTTGTTCACCCGCAATAGAATACGAATGGCACTGAATCATATGTCATCTT CATTCAAGCATGAACTCCAAAGAGTGATTTCTGCATGTCGAAAAACACGTGCATATGTCGATCAAGTTTGCCATAGCTTGATACATCATGCTGTGGTTATCAATGGT CATGGATACGCCGCTATTGATTTACAGATTCTCTGTCCTTCAAAAATTGAGGATATATGCTTGATGAAGTTTCtttccttggtcttgcag TTTATATCACAAAGACAGAGGCAAATAAGAGGTAGTGCTTTGAAATTGCTTATGGATTACATACGTACTTTTCCATGCAAG AACTCGATCACTGCCGCTGGTTGTTACCTTTGTCCGGATCCTGGTTCTAGAGGGTCCAGAGTCCTGGTTTGCTGTtcttttgactttactttgccctTAAAGATGGAATTTTTCGAGACGCGCGCTTTCAGACAACAAGAGTTTTGTGTTATCAATGAGTTGGGGAAGATTATAGAGGATGGAAAATCATATGCAAATCACTTGGTTCTAGATTCATCAGATATCCACTTTTTGGATGAGAATCATGAATCAGTTCTGGATGAAGCTAAAAGGCTAAACATAATCAGTGAATCAACCTACAGTAGCATTCGAGTACTGCAGAAACAGGAAACCGATCGCTTCAGGTCTAAAGTTGGAGCCGTTTCTGAATCCGCATCAAAGCGCGAAGATGAAGTTGTGACCACTTTTGGCAAATCACTTCAACCGGGGAAGTCCTGTTACTTCATGGATCGATTCATTCTAACATGGAAGTTGAATGATAAAATGGATACCAACATGGTTTCTGGTTTAGTTGATTATGATCAAGCTCTTGAAGTGCGGCACATGATTGAATCCGATTGGCTGTATCTTGCCGAGTTATCCAAGTATTCTCTATCGGAAAACTTTACAGAATATGAGGTTATGTCAGCTAATGGAAACGCAACGACGAAGGAGAAAACAGCTCCTCCATATTTGCACTATGCCAGTTTATCAGCAAAAAAGGCTCTAGTTTTGTTAAAATCTATCCCAGTTGCTGCAAGGAAAAGCTTGCCTGTTCTGATTAATCAAGACGGAAAATTAATAAGCATTCCA AGTGTCAATTTCAGGCAATGCCCTTGTTTGATGGTGCATGTGGAATTTAAGCCAAAAATTCCACTTGGGGGAGGTCACAGGTcattcatataa
- the LOC131637300 gene encoding uncharacterized protein LOC131637300 isoform X1: protein MARGLILSSSPTLLTANSLFTSFSKTPPKSFKLSPFSYLLHHRHYPKSPSISSSCVCSSSSQQCSIDISNYRQAFSNRMDMAGIKPHHRIALGVSGGPDSIALCVLTAGWKTAGVNSAGTDNSGFIDGLLAIIVDHGLRAESKDEANVVRKRVSEMGIRCEIVNCDWPSGKPKQGQLQEAAREMRYQVFHDVCAKQQIGVLLIAHHADDQAELFILRLSRNSGVLGLAGTPFTSQIFPVHTHSYGEVPANQNILLVRPLLDFSKEDMYKICQGGTEEWVEDPTNQSMLFTRNRIRMALNHMSSLAFKHELQRVISACRKTRAYVDQVCHSLIHHAVVINGHGYAAIDLQILCPSKIEDICLMKFLSLVLQFISQRQRQIRGSALKLLMDYIRTFPCKNSITAAGCYLCPDPGSRGSRVLVCCSFDFTLPLKMEFFETRAFRQQEFCVINELGKIIEDGKSYANHLVLDSSDIHFLDENHESVLDEAKRLNIISESTYSSIRVLQKQETDRFRSKVGAVSESASKREDEVVTTFGKSLQPGKSCYFMDRFILTWKLNDKMDTNMVSGLVDYDQALEVRHMIESDWLYLAELSKYSLSENFTEYEVMSANGNATTKEKTAPPYLHYASLSAKKALVLLKSIPVAARKSLPVLINQDGKLISIPSVNFRQCPCLMVHVEFKPKIPLGGGHRSFI from the exons ATGGCGCGAGGCTTGATCCTGTCATCATCACCAACACTACTCACTGCAAATTCTCTATTTACTTCTTTCTCCAAAACTCCACCAAAAAGTTTCAAACTTTCACCCTTTTCTTACCTTCTCCACCATCGCCACTATCCCAAATCTCCCTCAATTTCATCATCATGTGTTTGTTCTTCCTCTTCCCAACAATGCTCAATCGACATCTCCAATTACAGACAAGCATTTTCCAACCGAATGGACATGGCTGGAATCAAACCCCATCACAGAATTG CTTTGGGTGTCTCTGGTGGCCCTGACAGTATAGCACTGTGTGTGTTAACTGCTGGATGGAAAACTGCTGGTGTTAATTCTGCTGGAACTGACAATAGTGGTTTCATTGACGGTCTGTTGGCGATAATTGTTGATCATGGACTACGTGCGGAGAGCAAAGACGAGGCTAACGTTGTTCGTAAACGTGTTTCTGAAATGG GAATCAGATGTGAGATTGTCAACTGTGATTGGCCAAGCGGCAAGCCAAAACAGGGTCAATTGCAAGAAGCTGCTCGGGAAATGAG GTACCAAGTCTTTCATGATGTTTGTGCCAAACAACAGATTGGAGTGTTGCTTATTGCACATCATGCTGATGACCAG GCCGAGTTATTTATTTTAAGGCTTTCTCGAAATAGTGGTGTGCTTGGACTTGCAGGCACACCTTTCACCTCCCAAATTTTCCCTGTGCATACACATTCATACGGTGAAGTTCCGGCAAATCAAAACATCCTTCTTGTGCGGCCGCTTTTGGATTTTTCAAAGGAAGATATGTACAAG ATATGTCAAGGTGGTACTGAAGAGTGGGTAGAAGACCCAACAAATCAAAGCATGTTGTTCACCCGCAATAGAATACGAATGGCACTGAATCATATGTCATCTT TAGCATTCAAGCATGAACTCCAAAGAGTGATTTCTGCATGTCGAAAAACACGTGCATATGTCGATCAAGTTTGCCATAGCTTGATACATCATGCTGTGGTTATCAATGGT CATGGATACGCCGCTATTGATTTACAGATTCTCTGTCCTTCAAAAATTGAGGATATATGCTTGATGAAGTTTCtttccttggtcttgcag TTTATATCACAAAGACAGAGGCAAATAAGAGGTAGTGCTTTGAAATTGCTTATGGATTACATACGTACTTTTCCATGCAAG AACTCGATCACTGCCGCTGGTTGTTACCTTTGTCCGGATCCTGGTTCTAGAGGGTCCAGAGTCCTGGTTTGCTGTtcttttgactttactttgccctTAAAGATGGAATTTTTCGAGACGCGCGCTTTCAGACAACAAGAGTTTTGTGTTATCAATGAGTTGGGGAAGATTATAGAGGATGGAAAATCATATGCAAATCACTTGGTTCTAGATTCATCAGATATCCACTTTTTGGATGAGAATCATGAATCAGTTCTGGATGAAGCTAAAAGGCTAAACATAATCAGTGAATCAACCTACAGTAGCATTCGAGTACTGCAGAAACAGGAAACCGATCGCTTCAGGTCTAAAGTTGGAGCCGTTTCTGAATCCGCATCAAAGCGCGAAGATGAAGTTGTGACCACTTTTGGCAAATCACTTCAACCGGGGAAGTCCTGTTACTTCATGGATCGATTCATTCTAACATGGAAGTTGAATGATAAAATGGATACCAACATGGTTTCTGGTTTAGTTGATTATGATCAAGCTCTTGAAGTGCGGCACATGATTGAATCCGATTGGCTGTATCTTGCCGAGTTATCCAAGTATTCTCTATCGGAAAACTTTACAGAATATGAGGTTATGTCAGCTAATGGAAACGCAACGACGAAGGAGAAAACAGCTCCTCCATATTTGCACTATGCCAGTTTATCAGCAAAAAAGGCTCTAGTTTTGTTAAAATCTATCCCAGTTGCTGCAAGGAAAAGCTTGCCTGTTCTGATTAATCAAGACGGAAAATTAATAAGCATTCCA AGTGTCAATTTCAGGCAATGCCCTTGTTTGATGGTGCATGTGGAATTTAAGCCAAAAATTCCACTTGGGGGAGGTCACAGGTcattcatataa
- the LOC131637334 gene encoding subtilisin-like protease SBT6.1 isoform X1, with the protein MAATTTTTTTATFSFFLLFIALFKTLTLNPSFPPPPPPPPNYIIGFTQYKTADHHRAYLESNLRSKGWHWIVRNNPAAKFPTDFGLVSVHELGLIDEIKKLGLVKYVSLDVSYKRGLLKHESDKVGSFVNGNKRPGKIFTKMSFCDADEHVEDSIHRNGSLKWGRDLLSQRSQVTSMFGAEELWTRGHTGAKVKMAIFDTGIRADHPHFRNIKERTNWTNEDTLNDNLGHGTFVAGVVAGMDSECLGFAPDTEIYAFRVFTDAQVSYTSWFLDAFNYAIATDMDVLNLSIGGPDYLDHPFVEKIWEITANNIIMVSAIGNDGPLYGTLNNPADQSDVIGVGGIDYSDHIASFSSRGMSTWELPHGYGRVKPDVVAYGRDIMGSKISSGCKSLSGTSVASPVVAGVVCLLVSVIPEPDRKNILNPASMKQALVEGAAKLAGPNMYEQGAGRVDLLESYEILKSYKPRASIFPSVLDYTDCPYAWPFCRQPLYAGAMPVIFNASILNGMGVIGYVESPPIWHPFKEVGNLLSLHFTYSEVIWPWTGYLAIHMQIKEEGAQFSGNIEGNVTLRVSSPPAQGEKHPRISTCVLQLKLKVVPTPPRAKRILWDQFHNIKYPPGYIPRDSLDVRNDILDWHGDHLHTNFHIMYNMLRDAGYYIETLGSPLTCFDARQYGTLLLVDLEEEYFAEEIEKLRDDVINTGLGLAVFAEWYNVDTMVKMRFFDDNTRSWWTPVTGGANNPALNDLLAPFGIAFGDKILSGDFSLFGEENRYASGTDIVRFPRGGYVHSFPFSDSSESGATQNVLLTSSTTKADSPILGLTVMGEGRIGVYGDSNCLDSSHMVTNCFTLLRKMLDFTSENVRDPVLFSSSNKQDAPLYEDDNQLPSRRTDVNFSSYSAVVGKELFCRTDSRFEIWGTKGYSLQVRGRNRRLPGYPVIDLGNGFNSTFDASYLTRKVNLRTKDDSLGNRYLGLFYGDEPDAPMLVGTHWLIPAVVAVTGIIALSFWRIRQKRRRRRKGSSSTGRLTNL; encoded by the exons ATGGCCGCCACCACGACGACCACCACCACCGCCACCTTCTCCTTCTTCCTCCTCTTCATTGCCCTTttcaaaaccctaaccctaaatccctcttttcctccaccaccaccaccacctccaaaTTACATCATCGGATTCACCCAATACAAAACCGCCGATCACCACCGTGCTTACCTTGAATCCAACCTCCGATCAAAAGGGTGGCATTGGATCGTGCGGAATAATCCTGCAGCTAAGTTCCCCACCGATTTTGGCCTCGTTTCGGTTCATGAATTGGGGCTTATTGACGAAATTAAGAAATTAGGGTTGGTGAAGTATGTGAGTTTGGATGTGAGCTATAAGAGGGGTTTGTTGAAGCATGAGAGTGATAAAGTTGGTTCCTTTGTTAATGGGAATAAGCGCCCAGGGAAGATCTTCACAAAGATGTCCTTTTGTGATGCAGATGAACATGTAGAAGATTCTATCCATCGCAATGGTTCACTCAAGTGGGGTAGAGATTTGTTGAGCCAG AGATCGCAAGTTACTTCCATGTTTGGGGCGGAAGAACTATGGACGAGAGGCCACACTGGTGCAAAGGTCAAGATGGCCATATTTGATACAGGCATTCGAGCTGATCACCCTCACTTCCGTAACATCAAG GAGCGTACAAATTGGACCAATGAGGATACATTGAATGACAATCTTGGACATGGGACTTTTGTTGCCGGTGTTGTTGCCGGTATGGACTCCGAGTGCCTTGGTTTTGCACCAGATACAGAGATTTATGCATTTCGTGTGTTCACTGATGCACAG GTGTCATATACCTCTTGGTTCCTTGATGCCTTTAACTATGCAATTGCAACCGATATGGATGTGCTCAATTTAAGTATAGGTGGACCTGATTACTTGGATCACCCATTTGTGGAAAAG ATATGGGAGATAACAGCCAATAACATAATCATGGTTTCTGCAATTGGAAACGACGGACCACTTTATGGAACTTTGAATAATCCAGCAGATCAAAGTGATGTGATTGGTGTTGGAGGTATTGACTATAGTGACCATATAGCCTCCTTTTCCTCGCGTGGCATGAGTACATGGGAACTTCCTCACGG TTACGGCCGTGTTAAACCAGATGTTGTTGCATATGGACGGGACATAATGGGATCAAAGATTAGTTCGGGCTGTAAAAGTTTATCAGGAACCAGTGTTGCAAGTCCTGTAGTTGCTGGTGTTGTATGTTTGCTTGTCAGTGTCATTCCTGAACCCGATCGCAAAAATATCTTAAACCCAGCAAGCATGAAACAAGCATTGGTCGAGGGTGCTGCGAAGCTTGCTGGGCCTAACATGTACGAGCAGGGCGCTGGCAGAGTTGATCT GTTAGAATCATATGAGATTCTTAAGAGCTACAAACCTAGAGCAAGCATTTTTCCCAGTGTTCTTGATTACACGGATTGTCCTTATGCATGGCCCTTTTGTCGCCAGCCACTCTATGCAGGTGCCATGCCTGTCATCTTCAATGCCAGCATTTTAAATGGAATGGGGGTTATTGGCTACGTCGAAAGTCCACCAATATGGCATCCTTTTAAAGAAGTAGGGAATCTTTTAAGCCTTCATTTTACATATTCTGAAGTCATCTGGCCTTGGACTGGTTATTTGGCTATTCATATGCAAATCAAGGAAGAAGGTGCACAATTTTCTGGTAACATTGAAGGTAATGTGACTCTTAGGGTTTCCAGCCCGCCAGCTCAAGGCGAGAAGCACCCTCGAATAAGCACTTGTGTACTTCAATTGAAGTTAAAAGTGGTGCCAACACCGCCACGAGCAAAACGAATTTTGTGGGATCAGTTTCACAATATCAAATACCCCCCAGGTTACATTCCCAGAGATTCTTTGGATGTTCGTAATGACATTCTTGACTGGCATGGGGATCATCTACATACAAATTTTCATATAATGTACAACATGTTACGAGATGCTGGTTACTATATTGAAACACTCGGTTCTCCTCTTACGTGCTTTGATGCTCGACAGTATGGAACACTTCTTTTAGTGGATCTTGAAGAAGAGTACTTTGCCGAGGAGATTGAAAAGTTGAGAGACGATGTTATAAATACTGGATTGGGATTAGCTGTCTTTGCTGAGTGGTACAATGTAGATACCATGGTAAAGATGAGATTCTTTGATGATAATACCCGGAGTTGGTGGACCCCTGTCACTGGAGGTGCTAATAATCCTGCCCTTAATGATCTTTTGGCTCCATTTGGAATTGCCTTTGGAGATAAGATTCTGAGCGGTGATTTTTCACTTTTCGGTGAGGAGAATCGATACGCATCTGGAACAGACATAGTAAGGTTTCCAAGGGGTGGTTATGTACATAGCTTCCCTTTCTCGGATAGTTCAGAAAGTGGAGCCACTCAGAATGTGTTGCTTACTTCTAGCACCACCAAG GCCGATTCTCCAATTCTTGGTCTTACAGTGATGGGGGAAGGTCGCATTGGCGTGTATGGTGACTCCAACTGTTTAGACAGCAGCCATATGGTGACCAACTGTTTTACGCTTCTGAGGAAAATGTTAGATTTTACCAGTGAGAATGTTAGAGATCCAGTGCTTTTCTCTAGTTCAAACAAACAAGACGCTCCCTTGTATGAAGACGACAATCAGTTACCGTCTCGCAGAACCGATGTAAATTTTTCATCATATTCAGCTGTTGTGGGGAAGGAATTGTTCTGCAGGACCGACTCAAGGTTCGAAATATGGGGAACCAAGGGCTACAGTTTGCAAGTCAGAGGAAGAAACAGAAGATTGCCAGGTTATCCTGTCATTGATCTAGGCAATGGTTTCAATTCAACCTTTGACGCTTCTTACCTTACGCGAAAGGTAAATTTGAGAACTAAGGATGACTCTCTTGGGAATAGATATTTGGGCCTATTCTATGGAGATGAG CCTGATGCACCTATGCTAGTTGGTACTCACTGGCTTATTCCTGCTGTTGTTGCAGTAACTG GTATTATAGCATTGAGTTTTTGGCGCATTCGGCAAAAGAGACGTCGAAGAAGGAAAGGATCATCAAGCACTGGTAGACTGACCAATTTATAG
- the LOC131637334 gene encoding subtilisin-like protease SBT6.1 isoform X2 gives MHSLLQVSYTSWFLDAFNYAIATDMDVLNLSIGGPDYLDHPFVEKIWEITANNIIMVSAIGNDGPLYGTLNNPADQSDVIGVGGIDYSDHIASFSSRGMSTWELPHGYGRVKPDVVAYGRDIMGSKISSGCKSLSGTSVASPVVAGVVCLLVSVIPEPDRKNILNPASMKQALVEGAAKLAGPNMYEQGAGRVDLLESYEILKSYKPRASIFPSVLDYTDCPYAWPFCRQPLYAGAMPVIFNASILNGMGVIGYVESPPIWHPFKEVGNLLSLHFTYSEVIWPWTGYLAIHMQIKEEGAQFSGNIEGNVTLRVSSPPAQGEKHPRISTCVLQLKLKVVPTPPRAKRILWDQFHNIKYPPGYIPRDSLDVRNDILDWHGDHLHTNFHIMYNMLRDAGYYIETLGSPLTCFDARQYGTLLLVDLEEEYFAEEIEKLRDDVINTGLGLAVFAEWYNVDTMVKMRFFDDNTRSWWTPVTGGANNPALNDLLAPFGIAFGDKILSGDFSLFGEENRYASGTDIVRFPRGGYVHSFPFSDSSESGATQNVLLTSSTTKADSPILGLTVMGEGRIGVYGDSNCLDSSHMVTNCFTLLRKMLDFTSENVRDPVLFSSSNKQDAPLYEDDNQLPSRRTDVNFSSYSAVVGKELFCRTDSRFEIWGTKGYSLQVRGRNRRLPGYPVIDLGNGFNSTFDASYLTRKVNLRTKDDSLGNRYLGLFYGDEPDAPMLVGTHWLIPAVVAVTGIIALSFWRIRQKRRRRRKGSSSTGRLTNL, from the exons ATGCACAG CCTATTGCAGGTGTCATATACCTCTTGGTTCCTTGATGCCTTTAACTATGCAATTGCAACCGATATGGATGTGCTCAATTTAAGTATAGGTGGACCTGATTACTTGGATCACCCATTTGTGGAAAAG ATATGGGAGATAACAGCCAATAACATAATCATGGTTTCTGCAATTGGAAACGACGGACCACTTTATGGAACTTTGAATAATCCAGCAGATCAAAGTGATGTGATTGGTGTTGGAGGTATTGACTATAGTGACCATATAGCCTCCTTTTCCTCGCGTGGCATGAGTACATGGGAACTTCCTCACGG TTACGGCCGTGTTAAACCAGATGTTGTTGCATATGGACGGGACATAATGGGATCAAAGATTAGTTCGGGCTGTAAAAGTTTATCAGGAACCAGTGTTGCAAGTCCTGTAGTTGCTGGTGTTGTATGTTTGCTTGTCAGTGTCATTCCTGAACCCGATCGCAAAAATATCTTAAACCCAGCAAGCATGAAACAAGCATTGGTCGAGGGTGCTGCGAAGCTTGCTGGGCCTAACATGTACGAGCAGGGCGCTGGCAGAGTTGATCT GTTAGAATCATATGAGATTCTTAAGAGCTACAAACCTAGAGCAAGCATTTTTCCCAGTGTTCTTGATTACACGGATTGTCCTTATGCATGGCCCTTTTGTCGCCAGCCACTCTATGCAGGTGCCATGCCTGTCATCTTCAATGCCAGCATTTTAAATGGAATGGGGGTTATTGGCTACGTCGAAAGTCCACCAATATGGCATCCTTTTAAAGAAGTAGGGAATCTTTTAAGCCTTCATTTTACATATTCTGAAGTCATCTGGCCTTGGACTGGTTATTTGGCTATTCATATGCAAATCAAGGAAGAAGGTGCACAATTTTCTGGTAACATTGAAGGTAATGTGACTCTTAGGGTTTCCAGCCCGCCAGCTCAAGGCGAGAAGCACCCTCGAATAAGCACTTGTGTACTTCAATTGAAGTTAAAAGTGGTGCCAACACCGCCACGAGCAAAACGAATTTTGTGGGATCAGTTTCACAATATCAAATACCCCCCAGGTTACATTCCCAGAGATTCTTTGGATGTTCGTAATGACATTCTTGACTGGCATGGGGATCATCTACATACAAATTTTCATATAATGTACAACATGTTACGAGATGCTGGTTACTATATTGAAACACTCGGTTCTCCTCTTACGTGCTTTGATGCTCGACAGTATGGAACACTTCTTTTAGTGGATCTTGAAGAAGAGTACTTTGCCGAGGAGATTGAAAAGTTGAGAGACGATGTTATAAATACTGGATTGGGATTAGCTGTCTTTGCTGAGTGGTACAATGTAGATACCATGGTAAAGATGAGATTCTTTGATGATAATACCCGGAGTTGGTGGACCCCTGTCACTGGAGGTGCTAATAATCCTGCCCTTAATGATCTTTTGGCTCCATTTGGAATTGCCTTTGGAGATAAGATTCTGAGCGGTGATTTTTCACTTTTCGGTGAGGAGAATCGATACGCATCTGGAACAGACATAGTAAGGTTTCCAAGGGGTGGTTATGTACATAGCTTCCCTTTCTCGGATAGTTCAGAAAGTGGAGCCACTCAGAATGTGTTGCTTACTTCTAGCACCACCAAG GCCGATTCTCCAATTCTTGGTCTTACAGTGATGGGGGAAGGTCGCATTGGCGTGTATGGTGACTCCAACTGTTTAGACAGCAGCCATATGGTGACCAACTGTTTTACGCTTCTGAGGAAAATGTTAGATTTTACCAGTGAGAATGTTAGAGATCCAGTGCTTTTCTCTAGTTCAAACAAACAAGACGCTCCCTTGTATGAAGACGACAATCAGTTACCGTCTCGCAGAACCGATGTAAATTTTTCATCATATTCAGCTGTTGTGGGGAAGGAATTGTTCTGCAGGACCGACTCAAGGTTCGAAATATGGGGAACCAAGGGCTACAGTTTGCAAGTCAGAGGAAGAAACAGAAGATTGCCAGGTTATCCTGTCATTGATCTAGGCAATGGTTTCAATTCAACCTTTGACGCTTCTTACCTTACGCGAAAGGTAAATTTGAGAACTAAGGATGACTCTCTTGGGAATAGATATTTGGGCCTATTCTATGGAGATGAG CCTGATGCACCTATGCTAGTTGGTACTCACTGGCTTATTCCTGCTGTTGTTGCAGTAACTG GTATTATAGCATTGAGTTTTTGGCGCATTCGGCAAAAGAGACGTCGAAGAAGGAAAGGATCATCAAGCACTGGTAGACTGACCAATTTATAG